The Sedimentibacter sp. zth1 DNA segment GGCTATATTTTAAGTTTTTAACTGAAATAAGTTCATTATCTACTAACAGTACCTTCATAATATATTCTCCTAATACTTCTCGATTTGCATTTATAGTATTTTATAACAATTTATAACATTTATATATATTATCATAACTAATTAATACTTATTTTTTACAATTTTGTAGGATAGTTGTTACAAAAATTAAATTTTTATCATAATAGTACATTTATTTCATCTTATTTGTCAAGTATTTTAATAATTTAAATTGAGTTTAGTTAAGCTTGTTTAAAATTCTATCATTTTCGATTCTTTTCGTAAATTTTATGCTATCAAAATATTCAAGTAGTGATATTGCTGATTTTCTATTTGTATTAAGTATATCCCTACACTCACCTGCTGTTATTTTACCATTTTTCTCTAAGTATTCTGTGATACATGTCTTGGTATTTTCAATGATAGTTGATGATGTAAATGTATCTTCGCAAACTTTTACAATTTCTTCTGTATCAAGTAATAAATTTAGTATATCCTCTAAACTAATGTTATCACTATCCAAAGCTAGTATTTCGCTTAATCTAACAAAATCCAACTTAGATTTATTTATTAAATTCACTATTTTTTTATAAAGTACATTATATTTATCGTCTTTTTTTATGATATATTCAGCTAAAAATAAATAATCTTTAAATTGACTGATTAGATTTTTGTTTATCATATTATTTATTATTTCATCAAAAACATTTTGCTTTAATTTTAAAAAGAATTTACTTTTTATTTCAGATTTTTTAATACCATATTTATATGGGTTTGCAACATTATAGTCTCCGATAAATTTGCATATTTCATCCTCTATCTGTCTTTCGTATCTTTTATGCCATATATACCTATCTTTTTTTAATTTGAATATAGTTATTTTGCCTTCTTCGTCAAGCTTCTTTATATTTTCACTCATTTCTTCTAATGAAAGCGCTGTGATTTTAGCTAGTTCACCTATAGTTGGTATGTTTTTGCTATTTTCAAGAATTATATTCTCTATAACATCTGTATGAGAACCTTGTTCTTTAATCTTCAAAATTTCAATTAATTCATTATCAAATCTCTTTTTTTTATTTGGAACTGGCTCTATTATTTCTCCTCCACCAACTGTCTCCATAGGTGAATAAAATCTTACAATAAACTTGTCCCCTCTTCTAACCGCTATTTCCTCTTCAAGTCTTAATTGAGCATAGCAGCTTTCTCCAGGAGATAGCAATTCTTTATCTAATAAAACAATCCTACACAATACTTCGCTTGTACCAGTATAAAGATGTAATCTACTCCTATTTTCTATAATACGCTTTGAAGACTTTAACAAATTAATTTTAACATCAAGCATCATAGTATTTTTCATACTATTGATAGGTGCTAAAACACAACCTCTATATAATTCCTTTTTTTTGATATTTGATAAATTTATAGCTGCTCTTTGACCTGCAAAACAACATTCCATATCAATTCCGTGTACTTGAATATTTCTAACTCGACATACTTTGTTTACAGGATAAATTTCGAGTTCATCACCTTTTTTTATTTGTCCTGAAATCAATGTTCCAGTTATAACAGTACCAAATCCAGAAATAGAAAATACTCTATCAATAGGTAATCTAGGAATAGTAGTAATATCTCTTTCTTCTAAATTTTCACTTGTAAGTTCTTGAATTTTATTTATCAACTCATCAATTCCTTGTCTTGTTACAGAGGATACCTCTATCATGGGTGAATCTTTAAAAAATGTATCTTCTAATTCATCCTTTATATCATCCTTAACAAGCTCTAACCATTCTTTATCTACCAAATCACATTTCGTTAAAACAACTATACCATTTTTAATACCAAGTAAATTCAATATATTTATATGCTCCTCAGTTTGAGGCATAATACCTTCATCAGCAGCTATAACTAGTAAAACCAAATCCATACCGATAACTCCAGCCAACATATTCTTTATAAATTTTTCATGACCTGGTACATCGATTATACCAATTCTGTTTTTGTTTGGAAGATCAAAATAAGCAAAACCTAAGTCAATAGTAATTCCTCTTTTTTTCTCTTCTTCCCATCTGTCTGTGTCTTTTCCTGTCATTGCTTTTATCAGAGTTGTCTTTCCGTGATCAATATGGCCCGCAGTACCTACTATAATATTCTTCATAAATAATTCCTTCCGTTAAATAAATGCATTTTTTATAGTCTGTGAAAGTATTTCTATTTCATTTGTAGCTATTGTTCTCATATCTATTATGGCCTTATCATTAGCAATTCTAATAATAACTGGGATTTGAGAATTTCTAAGCCTATTTTCAAAAATTTGTGTTGTAATACTATTAGGTTTTATAGATATACACTTACTTTTTATTCTTTCAAGTGGTAATGAACCACCACCTATTTGTGATAAACAATCTTCTATTTCTATCGTTGCCTTTTCTTTACAGCCAGATAATTTTGTCATCAAACTTTCTGCTTGCTTTTCTATCTCTTTAATATCTCTTGTAATCATTGAAAGTACAGGTATATTTTTTATAGCACTTTCTTCATCTAGGTACTCATGAAAAACTGCTTCTAATGCTGTTGCTGTGAATTTATCTATCCTCATAGCACGAGTTAACGGGTTTTTCTTCATTTTGTTAATTAAATCTTTACGCCCAACAATAATTCCTGCCTGTGGGCCTCCAAGTAGTTTGTCGCCACTAAAGCATACTACATCAGCACCATTTCTTATTGACTCTTGTACAGTAGGCTCATAAGCCAAACCATATTTACTCAAATCTATCAAAACTCCACTCCCTATGTCCTCGATAACTGGCAAACTGTGTTTTTTACTTAATTCACTAAGTTCCTTGATTCCTACAGACTCTGTAAATCCAACTATTCTATAGTTACTAGTATGAACTTTTAGGAAAGCCTTCGTTTCCTCTGTTATAGCATTTTCATAGTCTGATAAATGTGTTTTATTGGTTGTACCAATCTCTACGAGCTTAGAACCACTTTGAATCATAACATCTGGCACCCTAAAAGAACCACCTATTTCAACTAATTCTCCTCTTGATACTATTACTTCATTGCCTTTAGCCATAGTACTAAGAATTAACATTACTGCTGCTGCATTATTGTTAACTGCCATACATGCTTCAGCCCCAGTTATTCTGCATACAATATCCTCGAAATGAGAGTATCTTTCTCCCCTCTCGCCTTTTTCAATATCATACTCTAAATTAGAATAACCTGTAACAATTTCTTTAATTCTATCCGCTATTTTTTCAGATATTATAGCTCTTCCTAAATTAGTATGTAAAATAGTTCCTGTACCATTTATAACCTTTTTCATGTTTAGTTCAGTTATTTTATTAACACTTTTTACTATATCTACGATTAGATTGGCTATTCTTTCTTCTATAGCTTGTTCACTGTCAGAATTGGTTATGAATTTTCTCAATTCATCAGTTCTTTCCCTAATAATTTCTATCACTAAATCTCTATCATTTTTTTTAATAATATTCTTTATTCTTTCATCTTCAATAAGTATATCTACTTTTGGAATATTTCTAAAATAAGCATTCTTATTCATTATTTAAATTATCCTTTTCTCATGTTAATTGTGTAAATTTATATATTTATCCTGTTTTTCAACAACCTTTCCTATTATTGAAAATTTCGTATCAATACCTGATTTTTCTAAATCATTTATAATACTTTCGGCTTCATTTTCATTAACACTAACTAAAAGTCCACCTGATGTTTGTGGGTCAAACATTACATCTATATATTCTTCTTTTACTTCATTATAGTTAACTTTACCCTTAAAGTATGCTTGATTTTTATATGCCCCAGCAGGTATAAGCCCCATCTGTGCATATTCAATAATATTTGATATCATTGGAACATCTTTTATATTTATATCGAATGTAACATTGCTACTTTCAGCCATTTCAATGCCATGACCTATCAAACCAAACCCTGTTATATCAGTACAACTACTAATATTGTATTTTTCAAATACTTCTTTTGCTTTTTTATTTAAAGATGTCATAACAATTATAGCTTCATCTACAATCTCTTTTGAAGCCATATCTGCCTTTGCTGCTGTGTTTACAATACCAGAACCTACCTGCTTTGTTAAGATTAATACATCACCTGGTTTCGCTCCATAATTCTTAAATATTCCTTTTGGATTTACAAATCCTGTCACACATAATCCATATTTCGGTTCATCATCCTCTATCGAATGTCCACCTGCCAATGTAGCACCTGCTTCAATAACTTTGGATGCTCCACCACTCAATATATCAGCCATAACTGACGGATCTAGGCAATTTGGAAACCCAATAATATTTAAAGCAAGTCTTGGCTCTCCTCCCATTGCATATACGTCACTTAATGAATTTGCTGCTGCAATTTGTCCAAATACATATGGATCATCAACTACAGGTGTAAAAAAATCTACTGTTTGAATCATTGCTATTTCATCATTTATTTTATAAACTGCTGCATCGTCAGATGTTTCTAATCCAACTATTAATTTATCATCCTTAAATTTAGGTAACTTACACAAAACTTGTGCAAGGGTCTCAGGACCAATTTTAGCTGCTCAGCCAGCAGTTTTTGTCATTTGTGTTAATCTAACTTCTTTTTTGCTCATAAATGTACCACCTTATAATATATTTAATCGACTTTTATAAAGTCTTTTATATTTGCAAATCTTTTTTCGCCTATTCCACTTACATTCATAATTTCTTCAATACTATTAAACTTATGTTTATTTCTATATTCAATAATTCTATCTGCATATGATTGACCTATACCATTTAGTGTCATAAGTTTTTCTTTCGAAGCAATATTAATGTCTATTTTATTGGTAATGCTTTTGTTATCTTCACAATTATCATTAGTTTTGCTGTTATTTTCAATAAACTTTATTTGATCTACATCATCATCCATATTTGGTAAGTATACCTTATCTTCATCCTCTAAAACTTTAGCCTTGTTTATATTCTGTGATATATAATCCGAATTTGCATTTTCTGTAATTCCACCAGCCATTAGTATTAAATCATCTACCCTTGAACCATATTTCAATTCATACACACCTGGATTTTTAATTGCACCACCAATATCAACTTTAATGGTTTGCTTTTGTTTTTCAGTATTTTCACTGTCTTCAATGTTTTTTTCTTCAATTTCACTATTACTTATAGATTCTACTTGTTGCTCTTCCTTAGATATATAGTACCCCACAATCGTTATTATAGCAATAATTATTAAACATAACAATACTAATCCTTTTTTATAAATATCATTTTTCATACATACCCCTCCCTAAAACAAAATTCCCATCTAATTATACACAATATTAT contains these protein-coding regions:
- the selA gene encoding L-seryl-tRNA(Sec) selenium transferase, producing the protein MNKNAYFRNIPKVDILIEDERIKNIIKKNDRDLVIEIIRERTDELRKFITNSDSEQAIEERIANLIVDIVKSVNKITELNMKKVINGTGTILHTNLGRAIISEKIADRIKEIVTGYSNLEYDIEKGERGERYSHFEDIVCRITGAEACMAVNNNAAAVMLILSTMAKGNEVIVSRGELVEIGGSFRVPDVMIQSGSKLVEIGTTNKTHLSDYENAITEETKAFLKVHTSNYRIVGFTESVGIKELSELSKKHSLPVIEDIGSGVLIDLSKYGLAYEPTVQESIRNGADVVCFSGDKLLGGPQAGIIVGRKDLINKMKKNPLTRAMRIDKFTATALEAVFHEYLDEESAIKNIPVLSMITRDIKEIEKQAESLMTKLSGCKEKATIEIEDCLSQIGGGSLPLERIKSKCISIKPNSITTQIFENRLRNSQIPVIIRIANDKAIIDMRTIATNEIEILSQTIKNAFI
- a CDS encoding helix-hairpin-helix domain-containing protein; this translates as MKNDIYKKGLVLLCLIIIAIITIVGYYISKEEQQVESISNSEIEEKNIEDSENTEKQKQTIKVDIGGAIKNPGVYELKYGSRVDDLILMAGGITENANSDYISQNINKAKVLEDEDKVYLPNMDDDVDQIKFIENNSKTNDNCEDNKSITNKIDINIASKEKLMTLNGIGQSYADRIIEYRNKHKFNSIEEIMNVSGIGEKRFANIKDFIKVD
- the selB gene encoding selenocysteine-specific translation elongation factor; translation: MKNIIVGTAGHIDHGKTTLIKAMTGKDTDRWEEEKKRGITIDLGFAYFDLPNKNRIGIIDVPGHEKFIKNMLAGVIGMDLVLLVIAADEGIMPQTEEHINILNLLGIKNGIVVLTKCDLVDKEWLELVKDDIKDELEDTFFKDSPMIEVSSVTRQGIDELINKIQELTSENLEERDITTIPRLPIDRVFSISGFGTVITGTLISGQIKKGDELEIYPVNKVCRVRNIQVHGIDMECCFAGQRAAINLSNIKKKELYRGCVLAPINSMKNTMMLDVKINLLKSSKRIIENRSRLHLYTGTSEVLCRIVLLDKELLSPGESCYAQLRLEEEIAVRRGDKFIVRFYSPMETVGGGEIIEPVPNKKKRFDNELIEILKIKEQGSHTDVIENIILENSKNIPTIGELAKITALSLEEMSENIKKLDEEGKITIFKLKKDRYIWHKRYERQIEDEICKFIGDYNVANPYKYGIKKSEIKSKFFLKLKQNVFDEIINNMINKNLISQFKDYLFLAEYIIKKDDKYNVLYKKIVNLINKSKLDFVRLSEILALDSDNISLEDILNLLLDTEEIVKVCEDTFTSSTIIENTKTCITEYLEKNGKITAGECRDILNTNRKSAISLLEYFDSIKFTKRIENDRILNKLN
- the selD gene encoding selenide, water dikinase SelD, translating into MSKKEVRLTQMTKTAGUAAKIGPETLAQVLCKLPKFKDDKLIVGLETSDDAAVYKINDEIAMIQTVDFFTPVVDDPYVFGQIAAANSLSDVYAMGGEPRLALNIIGFPNCLDPSVMADILSGGASKVIEAGATLAGGHSIEDDEPKYGLCVTGFVNPKGIFKNYGAKPGDVLILTKQVGSGIVNTAAKADMASKEIVDEAIIVMTSLNKKAKEVFEKYNISSCTDITGFGLIGHGIEMAESSNVTFDINIKDVPMISNIIEYAQMGLIPAGAYKNQAYFKGKVNYNEVKEEYIDVMFDPQTSGGLLVSVNENEAESIINDLEKSGIDTKFSIIGKVVEKQDKYINLHN